In Anaerolineae bacterium, a single genomic region encodes these proteins:
- a CDS encoding FAD-dependent oxidoreductase, which yields MTQTVVEPERQIPVMDEVGVLVAGGGLAGVAAAVAAARAGARTMLIERLGLLGGVATASLMTSMGNDATVANNRLVVRGILEEMFDKLAARDATMADWRNRSLPQLPYHQEAMRHLLVELVMDAGVETLLETWVVGVVKEGRRVSAAIAESKSGRQAILAQQFVDATGDADLAAWAGAPFRHTPPDSGTIQFQMRGVDIDAVVEYFETHPEEWQQHQDHVTTLDEFVSNWRERGMFHLPHGGTHHMTLVQEAIARGDYAEHVGLCRRIDIFGMFAYRSSGTVLINSCNFAIDHLDIRTHSRAEMEARRLIPYIAEFLVKHFPGFEKAYVSESAAVTGVRYTRWIDAGFDFTAEELGQESRFEDVIGTVAMRNKHPRGGTLFGPGYADVPYRVMLPQRVENVIVASGKSISTQPRGLLRAEGHCVVLGQGAGVAAAVAAEDGTTAQGVNIRAVQQELLRQNVHLGDAERLRELGLG from the coding sequence GTGACGCAGACTGTGGTCGAGCCGGAACGCCAGATACCGGTTATGGACGAAGTGGGGGTGCTGGTGGCCGGTGGGGGCCTTGCCGGCGTGGCCGCGGCGGTTGCGGCGGCGCGCGCCGGCGCCAGGACCATGCTGATCGAGAGATTGGGGTTACTGGGTGGGGTGGCCACCGCCTCTCTCATGACCTCCATGGGTAACGACGCCACGGTAGCGAACAACCGGCTGGTGGTGCGAGGCATTCTGGAAGAGATGTTCGACAAGCTGGCGGCCCGGGATGCCACCATGGCGGACTGGCGCAACCGGTCGCTGCCTCAGTTACCGTACCATCAGGAGGCCATGCGCCACCTGCTGGTGGAACTGGTGATGGACGCCGGCGTCGAGACCCTGCTGGAGACCTGGGTGGTGGGCGTGGTGAAGGAAGGCCGGAGGGTGTCGGCCGCCATCGCCGAGAGCAAGAGCGGCCGTCAGGCCATCCTGGCCCAGCAGTTCGTGGATGCCACCGGAGACGCCGACCTGGCCGCCTGGGCGGGCGCGCCCTTCCGGCACACTCCGCCGGATTCGGGCACCATCCAGTTCCAGATGCGGGGCGTGGACATAGACGCCGTCGTGGAATACTTCGAGACCCATCCGGAAGAGTGGCAGCAGCACCAGGACCACGTCACCACCCTGGACGAGTTCGTGAGCAACTGGCGGGAGCGGGGCATGTTCCACCTGCCCCACGGCGGCACCCACCACATGACCCTGGTGCAGGAGGCGATCGCCAGGGGCGACTACGCCGAGCACGTGGGCCTGTGCCGAAGGATAGATATCTTCGGCATGTTCGCCTACCGCTCATCCGGTACGGTGCTGATCAACTCCTGCAACTTCGCCATAGACCACCTGGACATCAGGACCCACTCGCGGGCGGAGATGGAGGCGCGGCGGCTGATCCCCTACATCGCCGAGTTTCTGGTGAAGCACTTCCCGGGGTTCGAGAAGGCGTACGTGTCCGAGTCGGCGGCGGTGACGGGAGTGCGCTACACCCGCTGGATTGACGCCGGCTTCGACTTCACGGCGGAGGAGCTGGGGCAGGAGAGCCGGTTCGAGGACGTGATCGGCACGGTGGCCATGCGGAACAAGCACCCGAGAGGGGGAACGCTCTTCGGCCCGGGCTACGCCGACGTCCCCTATCGAGTCATGCTGCCCCAGAGAGTGGAGAACGTCATCGTTGCCAGCGGGAAGAGCATCTCCACTCAGCCTCGGGGACTCCTCCGGGCGGAGGGCCACTGCGTGGTCCTGGGTCAGGGTGCTGGGGTCGCGGCGGCCGTTGCTGCCGAGGACGGGACGACCGCGCAGGGCGTGAACATAAGAGCAGTGCAACAGGAGTTGCTGCGACAGAACGTGCACCTGGGAGATGCTGAACGCCTCAGAGAGTTGGGCCTGGGTTAG
- a CDS encoding FAD-dependent oxidoreductase, translating to MGEITEPRREIPVLDEADVLVAGGGVAGVAAAVAAARAGAKTVLVERMGVLGGVASAALMTSITNFAFTGDGRLVTRGILEEVLDKLGERAATTPDWRTRKLPQWPFDQEVFRHLLVEMVMDAGVETYLETWVTDVLKEGSLLRGVTTESKGGRQAILAQQFVDATGDADLAAWAGAPVRNTPPDSGSLLFQMRGVDIEAIVEYFETHPEEWQQYSDRVTPVEDFIANWRERGVFHLPHWGAQKMSLIREAIARGDYARDVGLCQAIDVFGMFAYRSSGAVLINSCNFAIDHLDIRTHSRAEMEARRLIPYIAEFLVKHFPGFEKAYVSESAAVTGVRYTRWIDAGFDLTAQQVADGATFDDVIGVQTAYYRHSRGGVVHPPRSHDVPYRIMLPQGVDNVVIGSGKSVSTDPRGLVRGQASCYLIGQGAGVACAVAARSGTSARGVSITSVQEELLKQNVYLGEPDRLAQLGLASV from the coding sequence ATGGGTGAGATCACGGAACCGAGACGGGAGATCCCGGTCCTGGACGAGGCCGACGTCCTGGTGGCCGGTGGCGGCGTAGCGGGAGTAGCGGCGGCGGTAGCAGCGGCGCGGGCCGGGGCGAAGACGGTGCTGGTGGAGCGGATGGGCGTACTCGGTGGGGTAGCATCGGCCGCTTTGATGACCTCCATCACCAACTTCGCCTTCACCGGCGACGGGCGGCTGGTCACGCGAGGGATTCTGGAAGAGGTGCTGGACAAGCTGGGAGAGCGGGCCGCGACCACGCCGGACTGGCGCACGCGGAAGTTGCCCCAGTGGCCCTTCGATCAGGAGGTATTCCGCCACCTGCTGGTCGAGATGGTGATGGATGCGGGCGTGGAGACCTACCTGGAGACGTGGGTGACGGACGTGCTCAAGGAGGGGAGCCTGCTCCGGGGAGTAACTACCGAGAGCAAGGGCGGCCGTCAGGCCATCCTGGCCCAGCAGTTCGTGGATGCCACCGGAGACGCCGACCTGGCTGCGTGGGCAGGCGCACCGGTGCGCAACACCCCTCCCGACTCGGGCAGCCTTCTCTTCCAGATGCGGGGCGTGGACATAGAGGCCATCGTGGAATACTTCGAGACCCATCCGGAAGAGTGGCAGCAGTACTCCGACCGGGTGACTCCGGTGGAAGACTTCATCGCCAACTGGCGCGAGCGAGGGGTATTCCACCTGCCCCACTGGGGGGCGCAGAAGATGAGCCTGATTCGGGAGGCCATCGCCCGGGGCGACTACGCCCGCGACGTGGGGTTGTGCCAGGCCATAGACGTCTTCGGCATGTTCGCCTACCGCTCATCCGGCGCGGTGCTGATCAACTCCTGCAACTTCGCCATAGACCACCTGGACATCAGGACCCACTCGCGGGCGGAGATGGAGGCGCGGCGGCTGATCCCCTACATCGCCGAGTTCCTGGTGAAGCACTTCCCGGGGTTCGAGAAGGCGTACGTGTCCGAGTCGGCGGCGGTGACGGGAGTGCGCTACACCCGCTGGATTGACGCCGGCTTCGACCTCACGGCGCAGCAGGTGGCCGACGGAGCCACCTTCGACGATGTCATCGGGGTGCAGACGGCCTACTACCGGCATTCGCGAGGCGGGGTGGTGCACCCACCTCGCTCGCACGATGTCCCCTACCGCATCATGCTGCCCCAAGGGGTGGACAACGTGGTCATCGGCAGCGGCAAGAGCGTCTCTACCGATCCCAGGGGCCTGGTGCGAGGTCAGGCGTCCTGCTACCTAATCGGGCAAGGGGCGGGCGTCGCTTGCGCTGTGGCGGCTCGCTCGGGTACCTCGGCGCGGGGAGTGAGTATCACCTCGGTACAGGAAGAGCTGCTGAAGCAGAACGTATACCTCGGCGAGCCGGATCGGCTGGCGCAGCTCGGCCTGGCTTCGGTCTAG
- a CDS encoding 3-oxoacyl-ACP reductase FabG — MVSGLGLSGRVALVTGAGIGIGRSAALALSKAGAQVAVHCFRSREQAQEVVELISADGGSAFLIQADLTQPSEAQRTIEEVRREAGRLDILVNNAGGINRRVPMEEVTPELLREMLDVNLLSALLVTQASLPLLRQSDGAAIINITSIAAYTGAPGACHYGAAKAALGAMTRGWAKELAPDGIRVNAVAPGVIETRFHERVSSPERMQAFREATPLGRNGHPDEVAGAIVMLASNWGSFVTGETIHVNGGLLMV, encoded by the coding sequence ATGGTAAGTGGACTCGGGTTGAGCGGCCGGGTGGCCCTCGTTACCGGCGCCGGCATCGGCATCGGCAGGAGTGCGGCCCTGGCCCTGAGCAAGGCAGGGGCCCAGGTGGCGGTGCACTGCTTCCGCAGTCGAGAGCAGGCCCAGGAGGTGGTGGAGCTCATCTCGGCCGACGGCGGCAGCGCCTTTCTGATCCAGGCCGACCTGACGCAGCCGTCCGAGGCGCAGCGCACGATCGAAGAGGTCCGGAGAGAAGCCGGTCGGCTGGACATCCTGGTGAACAACGCCGGTGGCATCAATCGGCGCGTGCCCATGGAGGAGGTGACCCCCGAGTTGCTGCGGGAGATGCTGGACGTCAACCTGCTCAGCGCCCTTCTGGTAACGCAGGCCTCCCTACCCTTGCTCAGGCAGTCCGACGGCGCCGCCATCATCAACATCACCAGCATCGCTGCGTACACTGGGGCGCCTGGGGCCTGTCACTACGGTGCGGCCAAGGCGGCCCTGGGGGCGATGACCCGAGGCTGGGCCAAGGAGCTCGCCCCCGACGGGATCCGGGTGAACGCAGTGGCGCCGGGCGTGATCGAGACTCGCTTCCACGAACGCGTCTCCTCACCGGAACGGATGCAGGCTTTCCGTGAGGCCACTCCCCTGGGGCGTAATGGGCACCCGGACGAGGTAGCCGGGGCCATCGTCATGCTCGCCAGTAACTGGGGCTCGTTTGTGACCGGTGAGACCATACACGTGAATGGGGGGCTGTTGATGGTGTAG
- a CDS encoding HlyC/CorC family transporter, producing MPESQVATTLFLQFLVILALVLVNGLFAMSEIAIVSVRRARMQQLSEEGDRRAQVVLELAADPNTFLSTIQIGITLVGILAGAYGGATIAPVLATLLAGVPILGRYASAVALTIAVVGTTFLSLVVGELVPKRLALHYAEPISLGIARPMRALSRLVGPAVSLLSGSTEVLTRVFGIRGYAEPPVTEEEIRVLVEQGTIAGIIEEVERDMVERVFRMGERQVDAIMRPRTEVVWLNIEDPTEEVRRVIEESSYSRFPVARESLDEILGIVHVKDLLLQCLAGEPLDLQKALSEPLYIPESMQVFQVLELFKQAGLPIALVVDEYGIFQGLVTLDDILEGIVGEIPERDEIEEPMAVQREDGSWLLDGLLPVDDFKDLFGIEQLPEEEEYQTLAGFVVAQLGRIPAATDHFQWDKLRLEVMDMDGNRVDKVLVTPVEDKTTQE from the coding sequence ATGCCTGAGTCACAGGTAGCCACCACCCTCTTCCTCCAGTTCCTGGTCATACTGGCACTGGTGCTCGTGAACGGGCTCTTCGCCATGTCCGAGATAGCCATAGTCTCGGTGCGGCGCGCCAGGATGCAGCAGCTATCCGAAGAGGGAGACAGGCGCGCCCAGGTGGTCCTGGAGCTGGCGGCCGACCCCAACACCTTCCTTTCCACCATTCAGATCGGCATCACCCTGGTGGGAATACTGGCCGGCGCCTACGGCGGAGCCACTATCGCCCCCGTCCTCGCCACCCTCCTGGCCGGGGTCCCCATCCTAGGTCGCTACGCCTCCGCCGTGGCCCTGACCATCGCCGTGGTAGGCACCACGTTCCTCTCCCTGGTGGTGGGCGAGCTGGTGCCGAAGCGCCTGGCCCTGCACTATGCCGAGCCCATCTCCCTGGGCATCGCCCGCCCGATGCGCGCCCTTTCCCGGCTGGTTGGGCCAGCTGTGAGCCTGCTTAGCGGCTCCACGGAAGTGCTCACCCGCGTCTTCGGCATACGCGGTTACGCCGAGCCTCCGGTCACCGAGGAGGAGATACGGGTGCTGGTGGAGCAGGGCACCATCGCCGGCATCATCGAGGAAGTCGAGCGCGACATGGTCGAGCGCGTCTTCCGCATGGGCGAGCGCCAGGTAGACGCCATCATGCGGCCTCGCACCGAGGTGGTCTGGCTCAACATCGAAGACCCCACCGAGGAAGTCCGGCGGGTGATCGAGGAGAGCTCTTACTCTCGCTTCCCCGTGGCTCGCGAGAGCCTGGATGAGATACTGGGGATCGTCCACGTGAAAGATCTGCTGCTTCAGTGCCTGGCGGGCGAGCCCCTGGACCTGCAGAAGGCCCTCAGCGAGCCGCTCTACATCCCGGAGAGCATGCAGGTGTTCCAGGTGCTGGAGCTGTTCAAGCAGGCCGGGCTGCCCATCGCGCTGGTGGTGGACGAATACGGCATCTTCCAGGGTCTGGTGACCCTGGACGACATCCTCGAAGGCATCGTGGGCGAGATCCCAGAGCGGGATGAGATCGAGGAGCCCATGGCCGTTCAGCGCGAGGACGGCTCCTGGCTGCTGGATGGCCTCCTGCCGGTGGATGACTTCAAGGACCTCTTCGGCATAGAACAGCTGCCGGAAGAGGAGGAGTACCAGACCCTGGCCGGCTTCGTGGTAGCCCAACTGGGCCGCATCCCAGCCGCCACCGATCACTTCCAGTGGGACAAGCTGCGCCTGGAGGTAATGGACATGGACGGCAACCGGGTGGACAAGGTGCTGGTCACGCCAGTGGAGGACAAGACCACCCAGGAGTGA
- a CDS encoding SpoIIE family protein phosphatase, which produces MRLARVWKARRGPPIAWALLLALIPVAVVGMALYSAYRQASAELLIERNRQLAYLSAARLEDEFLGFAAVLTSLARTPEVSGGNVAEQQAALQRAASRLAAFDTGVVLLDSYGTVRATMPERPQLLLQDWSHHRFFQELLASTEVAFSDGVHEGPSPSMVTIIGVRILNDRGQFAGVLAGMFGLGKSTASSFYASIVRLRIGQSGTTYVVDSNGRILYDSSYAQVGAIFDARGLPAGALQGIGGANQTYDSPGRSMVSAYAPVPGTGWTLITEEDWATVTHDTRRYLDVLLILLAAGMTLPATGATLLMRQSHTDAQAQEQLAQARQVAGLAREALVPKHLPLLPGWKLAANHGPAGAICGMFYDYLFLPDGRLMLAIVQVHDPSAYAAFLAATARAVLRHTARQLVPPSAALSQVNDSVCPEVSEGHTVTCLYAILDPGSGRLELAHAGDALAHHLCSNGPAPLEPPGPPLGLRLDAQYHQSEVRLEPGEALLLAAGGPARRSGQTESRLEAVQALLDRAAGIAAPRPEASVHEGQSQDGSTVLLLERTGDALEQPPLTREAS; this is translated from the coding sequence GTGCGACTGGCACGTGTCTGGAAGGCGCGTCGTGGCCCGCCCATTGCCTGGGCCCTGCTGCTGGCCCTGATCCCAGTGGCCGTCGTAGGCATGGCTCTGTACTCCGCTTATCGCCAGGCTTCCGCCGAACTGCTGATCGAACGCAACCGGCAGTTAGCCTACCTGTCTGCCGCTCGACTCGAAGACGAGTTCCTCGGGTTCGCTGCCGTCCTCACCTCACTGGCGCGGACGCCCGAGGTCTCCGGCGGAAACGTGGCCGAGCAGCAAGCCGCGCTCCAGAGGGCGGCCTCGCGTTTGGCCGCATTCGACACAGGAGTCGTGCTTCTGGACAGCTACGGCACGGTGCGCGCCACCATGCCCGAACGCCCCCAGCTGCTCCTGCAGGACTGGTCCCACCACCGATTCTTCCAGGAGCTGCTCGCGTCCACTGAGGTGGCCTTCTCCGACGGGGTGCATGAAGGACCTAGCCCGAGCATGGTGACCATCATAGGCGTGCGGATTCTGAACGATCGGGGTCAGTTCGCCGGGGTGCTGGCCGGCATGTTCGGCCTGGGGAAGTCCACCGCCAGTTCGTTCTACGCCAGCATCGTGCGGCTGCGCATAGGTCAGAGCGGAACCACTTATGTCGTCGATAGCAACGGCCGCATCCTCTATGACTCCAGCTACGCTCAGGTCGGCGCCATCTTCGACGCCCGGGGACTCCCCGCCGGGGCGCTACAGGGCATCGGAGGAGCCAACCAGACCTACGACAGCCCAGGCCGCAGCATGGTCTCCGCCTATGCTCCCGTGCCTGGGACCGGGTGGACGCTCATCACCGAGGAAGACTGGGCTACGGTCACCCACGACACCAGGCGCTACCTTGACGTCCTGCTGATTCTGCTGGCCGCAGGTATGACCCTGCCGGCAACGGGAGCAACGCTCCTGATGCGCCAGAGCCACACGGACGCCCAGGCTCAGGAGCAACTGGCCCAAGCCAGACAGGTGGCGGGCTTGGCCCGAGAGGCTCTGGTGCCAAAGCACCTGCCTCTGCTGCCAGGCTGGAAGCTGGCCGCCAACCACGGGCCCGCCGGTGCCATCTGCGGCATGTTCTACGACTACCTGTTCCTGCCCGACGGTCGCCTCATGCTGGCCATAGTACAGGTTCACGACCCCAGTGCATACGCGGCCTTTCTGGCCGCCACCGCCAGAGCCGTCCTGCGCCACACTGCCCGCCAGCTGGTCCCTCCCTCGGCGGCGCTCTCCCAGGTCAACGACTCAGTGTGCCCGGAGGTGTCGGAAGGCCATACCGTGACCTGCCTTTACGCCATTCTGGATCCGGGCAGCGGTCGGCTGGAGCTGGCTCATGCCGGGGATGCGCTGGCCCATCACCTCTGCAGCAACGGGCCCGCGCCGCTGGAGCCCCCCGGGCCACCCTTGGGCCTGCGACTGGACGCTCAATACCATCAGAGTGAGGTTAGGCTTGAGCCGGGCGAAGCGCTGCTCCTCGCTGCCGGCGGGCCGGCCCGGCGAAGCGGCCAGACGGAGAGCCGCCTGGAGGCCGTTCAGGCGCTACTGGATCGAGCGGCCGGCATCGCAGCCCCAAGGCCGGAGGCGTCGGTCCACGAGGGGCAGTCGCAGGACGGTTCCACCGTGTTGCTGCTGGAGAGGACGGGAGACGCCCTCGAGCAGCCACCGCTGACCCGAGAAGCCTCCTGA
- a CDS encoding sugar ABC transporter substrate-binding protein, producing the protein MDQAHPTSRSSDTPVVREADANTIPAFASPGSDAERPAITRRGFLRGIGVAAAGAALAGCGTPSAMGPRRTRAVQLVYQEGRSEWLVTTAQHMLEQFHTSNPHISVFLAQDPENTASQMLSDFQNGTAPDVFAGCCDSLPLWAQAGYLLDLRPYVEADLDEATVDDWHPAHYRALFTHSGVQYALPKCQGALVLYYNKDLFDQYGVEYPTDAWTHDDYLEAMRGLVRPMDRTGKIDLWGSMVDVSWGHLQVHVNGWGGHFVDPLDPRRSLMAQPEALEALQWLRDRMWDDHTMASLLDVRTIAPWQAFVEGHLAMVEEGSWSLKRILENANFRVGVAPLPAGPARRATLATADGFAIYAGTRHPEAAWELLKFLISPRYGRAMAQAQLLHPARASLVGEWANLVREQHPGRSRDMDLSVFADGHLRGYSVTAEIFANMAEARRLAQAAWSRIFTLGQAQTDLVRTLSAQIDAAQQAGA; encoded by the coding sequence ATGGATCAGGCGCATCCCACATCACGAAGTTCAGATACTCCAGTCGTCAGAGAAGCCGACGCGAACACTATCCCTGCCTTCGCCTCCCCCGGCAGCGACGCCGAGCGGCCCGCCATCACCCGCCGCGGCTTCCTGCGTGGCATCGGTGTCGCCGCCGCCGGCGCCGCTCTGGCGGGGTGCGGAACGCCATCGGCGATGGGACCGCGCCGCACCAGGGCCGTCCAGTTGGTGTACCAAGAAGGCCGAAGTGAGTGGCTCGTGACCACGGCGCAGCACATGCTGGAGCAGTTCCATACCTCCAATCCGCACATCAGCGTCTTCCTCGCCCAAGACCCCGAGAACACCGCCAGCCAGATGCTCTCCGATTTCCAGAACGGCACGGCGCCGGACGTCTTCGCCGGTTGCTGTGACTCCCTTCCTCTGTGGGCACAGGCCGGCTACCTTCTCGATCTGCGTCCCTACGTAGAGGCGGATCTGGATGAGGCCACCGTGGACGATTGGCACCCGGCTCATTACCGGGCCTTGTTCACCCACAGCGGGGTGCAGTATGCCCTGCCCAAGTGTCAGGGTGCGCTCGTCCTGTACTACAACAAGGACTTGTTCGACCAGTACGGCGTGGAGTACCCCACGGACGCCTGGACCCACGATGACTATCTGGAGGCCATGAGAGGCCTGGTCCGCCCCATGGACCGGACGGGCAAGATAGACCTCTGGGGAAGCATGGTTGACGTGAGCTGGGGGCACCTCCAGGTCCACGTCAACGGCTGGGGAGGGCACTTCGTTGATCCTCTGGATCCCAGACGCAGCCTCATGGCTCAGCCTGAGGCCCTGGAGGCTCTGCAGTGGCTGCGCGACCGCATGTGGGACGACCACACTATGGCCAGCCTCCTGGACGTGCGCACCATCGCCCCGTGGCAGGCGTTCGTCGAAGGGCACCTGGCGATGGTGGAGGAGGGATCGTGGTCGCTGAAGCGCATCCTTGAGAACGCCAACTTCAGGGTTGGCGTCGCCCCTCTGCCGGCAGGACCGGCTCGCCGGGCCACTCTGGCCACCGCCGACGGCTTCGCCATCTATGCCGGCACTAGACACCCCGAGGCCGCCTGGGAGCTGCTCAAGTTCCTGATCAGCCCCAGGTACGGGCGGGCAATGGCCCAGGCCCAACTGCTTCATCCGGCACGGGCATCGCTGGTCGGCGAATGGGCCAACTTGGTGCGGGAGCAGCACCCAGGCAGGTCGCGCGACATGGATCTGAGTGTGTTCGCCGATGGCCACCTGCGGGGTTACTCGGTGACGGCGGAGATCTTCGCCAACATGGCCGAGGCCCGACGCCTGGCCCAGGCAGCTTGGTCGCGCATCTTCACTCTGGGCCAGGCGCAGACTGACCTCGTGAGAACCCTCTCGGCGCAGATTGACGCGGCTCAACAGGCAGGGGCCTAG
- a CDS encoding extracellular solute-binding protein — protein MKQVVRTLGRLLAMALLVAGCGAGAAVSESQTAPPTATPGAQSVTLMVWDQFRRDTERAVVDQLNAEFEAAHPGVKIQRVVKSFDDLRVTVASALQDLNGPDVVQVNQGSDMRIAVQAGLLLSLTPYLPQYRWDERFSASILARNSFSGDGYQFGTGNLYGLSPTAEVVGVYYNKDKFRDLGLTVPRTFAEFEALLSKAREAGETPIEFGNRDPWPGIPVFSAIEHVLLPDRSWLDEFVYGQGSTSFDIPENLQAAAKLQQWVQSGYFTEGFHDIGYEDSWRRFARGEGLMMLTGSWLSADIVRTGGERFGFFLLPPPRQPGHWLAIGGVGVPFCIRNGTRHADLAAEYLDWMVSPRAGELWLAKGVLPAVPVHASRIPSGTLLGDVVSAYEAMSVTDGVGQYIDWAGPTLYDRLGAAIRNLMALEVSPEETVAAIQAEYARRH, from the coding sequence ATGAAACAGGTAGTACGTACGTTAGGTAGACTGTTGGCAATGGCCCTGCTGGTGGCAGGATGCGGCGCCGGCGCTGCCGTGTCCGAATCCCAGACTGCGCCCCCCACCGCCACACCAGGCGCCCAGAGCGTCACCCTCATGGTCTGGGACCAGTTCCGGCGGGACACTGAGCGAGCCGTGGTGGATCAGCTGAACGCCGAGTTTGAAGCCGCCCATCCCGGGGTGAAGATCCAGCGCGTGGTCAAGAGCTTCGACGACCTTCGTGTCACCGTGGCGTCGGCGCTACAGGACTTGAACGGCCCGGACGTCGTCCAGGTCAACCAGGGTTCTGACATGCGCATCGCGGTGCAGGCCGGTCTTCTGCTCAGCCTCACGCCGTACCTGCCCCAGTACCGCTGGGATGAGCGCTTCTCCGCCAGCATCCTGGCACGCAACAGCTTTTCCGGGGACGGGTACCAGTTCGGAACCGGCAACCTGTACGGGCTGTCGCCCACGGCCGAGGTGGTCGGCGTGTACTACAACAAGGACAAGTTCAGGGACCTGGGACTGACGGTACCCAGAACCTTCGCCGAGTTCGAGGCACTGCTATCCAAGGCCAGAGAGGCCGGAGAGACACCCATCGAGTTCGGCAACCGGGACCCGTGGCCGGGCATCCCCGTATTCAGTGCTATCGAACACGTTCTGCTGCCGGATCGTTCCTGGCTGGATGAGTTCGTCTATGGCCAGGGCAGTACCTCGTTTGACATCCCGGAGAACCTCCAAGCCGCGGCCAAGCTACAGCAGTGGGTGCAGTCCGGCTACTTCACGGAGGGGTTCCATGACATCGGCTACGAGGACTCCTGGCGGCGATTCGCGCGCGGTGAGGGGCTGATGATGCTCACCGGCAGCTGGCTGAGTGCAGACATCGTCAGGACCGGCGGAGAGAGGTTCGGCTTCTTCCTCCTGCCCCCGCCACGGCAGCCGGGCCACTGGCTGGCCATCGGAGGAGTGGGAGTACCGTTCTGCATCCGCAACGGGACCAGGCACGCCGACCTGGCAGCCGAGTACCTGGATTGGATGGTCTCGCCGCGGGCGGGAGAGCTCTGGTTGGCCAAGGGCGTCCTGCCGGCGGTGCCGGTGCACGCCTCCAGAATCCCGTCCGGCACCCTGCTGGGCGACGTCGTCTCCGCCTACGAAGCCATGAGCGTGACCGACGGGGTGGGCCAGTACATAGACTGGGCCGGTCCCACCCTGTACGACCGGTTGGGGGCGGCCATACGCAACCTCATGGCCCTGGAGGTCAGCCCCGAGGAGACCGTGGCCGCCATACAGGCGGAGTACGCCAGGCGACACTGA
- a CDS encoding response regulator transcription factor yields MVEVIRILVADDHAVVREGLRGLIATEPGMEVVGEAADGHEAVLKASVLRPDVILMDLVMPKLDGLEAIRQIKAQDPKARILVLTSFADDDKVFPAIKSGALGYLLKDSSPHDLLKAIRDVYQGESSLHPTIARMLIGELNRPTTLPPTASPLTEREVDVLRLVAQGLTNDEIGTRLFISERTVRTHVSNILGKLHLANRTQAALYAVREGFARLGKQH; encoded by the coding sequence GTGGTCGAAGTCATCCGGATCCTGGTCGCCGATGACCACGCGGTGGTGCGGGAGGGGCTGAGAGGCCTAATAGCCACGGAGCCCGGGATGGAAGTGGTAGGAGAGGCTGCAGACGGTCACGAAGCCGTTCTCAAGGCCAGCGTCCTTCGCCCGGACGTCATACTGATGGACCTGGTCATGCCTAAGCTGGACGGCCTTGAGGCCATCCGACAGATCAAGGCGCAGGACCCGAAAGCCCGCATCCTGGTGCTCACCAGCTTCGCCGACGACGACAAGGTCTTCCCCGCCATCAAGAGCGGGGCGCTCGGCTACCTGCTCAAGGACTCATCGCCTCATGATCTCCTTAAGGCCATCCGCGACGTGTATCAGGGCGAGTCCTCTCTGCATCCCACCATCGCCCGAATGCTCATTGGCGAGTTGAACCGGCCGACGACTCTGCCGCCAACTGCCAGCCCGCTCACCGAACGCGAGGTGGACGTGCTGCGACTGGTGGCGCAAGGCCTCACCAACGATGAGATCGGCACCCGGCTGTTCATCTCCGAGCGCACGGTGCGCACCCACGTCAGCAACATCCTGGGCAAGCTGCACCTGGCAAACCGCACCCAGGCGGCCCTCTACGCAGTGCGGGAGGGGTTCGCGCGCCTCGGTAAGCAGCACTAG